GGTGGCGGCGGCCACCGTCTGAGCATTCGCCAGGGCCGCGTCGGCGGCCGACGACACGCTTCCCGCGTTGAGGCTGACCCGCTCCGCCGATGCCGCCATGCCGTCCGCATCAGCCGCCATGGAGCCGGTGCGCACCGCGACCTGCTCGACCGCGTGCCCGGCCTCGCGCTCGACCGTCTCGGCCATGGCGAGCAGGGCGGCGACCCGGTCGGCCTCCGCCTTGCGGTCCAGCTCCGCCCGCGCCTGGACGCCGTAGAGCAGGTGCGCCCACATGGTCCGGAGCTGGGCGGTGACCCGCCGGAACTCGCGCGTGCGGGGCAGGTCGATGCGATGGCCGGCGTCGCCCGCCGCGATCGCCTGGAAATGGACCTCCAGCCGGCCGACCGGCCGCTGGATCGCGCGGACGAGGCCGAAGGCGAAGAGGGCGGTGATCGCGATGCACAGGGCGACCAGTCCGACGACCGCCTGGAAGCGGATCCTGAAGCTTTCCTGCGCGCTCCGGGTCTCCGCCTCGGACACGCGGAGCTGGAGGTTGATCAGTTCCGCGAGCTTCTCCGTCACGGGATCGATCGTCTGGTACAGGCGCGACCTGACGAACTCGTCCAGCCCGGCCGCTTCGCGCGCCGCCAGCAGCCGGGCGAGTTCCTCGACCGCCGTGTCGGCGACCGCCATCAGGCGCCGCGCCTGCTCGACCAGGGCCGCTTCCTCGGCGGTCAGCGACGTGTCGAGGTAGGTCTGCCAGAGGCTCCTGATCTCGCTCCGGGCGGTCGCGACGGAGGCGGCTGCCTCGTCCCATCCGAAGTTGCCGTTATTCACCTTGTGCGAGGCATCGACCACCGAGACCGCATAGGCGTCGGAGATCCGCTTGAGGTCGCGGAGCGGCACGACCCGGTCGGCATAGACGGTCTGGAGCCTGCCGTTCGATCCCTCCATCCCGCCCAGGCCGAGCCAGCCGACCGCGATCATCATGGCGATGATCAGCGCGAAGGATGCCGTCAGGCGCACGCGCAGGCCATGCCACGCGGAGGCGGCGCGGGCCGCCATGCCGGTCCCGACGATCTCGCCCTCCTGCACCGCGATGGTGCCGGCGCCGTCGCGCAGGGCCGCGTAATCCGCCTCGGCCCGTGCGACCTCTTCGCGGGTCGGCCTCGACCGGATCGACACGTAACCCGTGACCGCGCCGCCCTCGACCACGGGCGTGACATTGGCTCGCACCCAGTAATGGTCGCCGGATCGGGTCCGGTTCTTGACCATCCCTTCCCAGGATCGCCCGGCCTTGATGGTCCGCCAAAGATCGGCGAAGGCGTCGGCAGGCATGTCGGGATGCCGGATGATGTTGTGGGGAGCTCCCAGCAACTCCTCCTCGGAGAAGCCGCTTATCTCCGAAAAGGCGCGGTTCACGAAAGTTATCGTGCCGGCAAGATCGGTGCGGGACACGAGGAGCTGTCCATCCGGCAAATCGACTTCCCGACCCGTCACATTTGCTTGCAGGGGCAATCCACTTCACTCCCTGGAGTTCAGATATGACGTAATTATGGCTAAATTTCTTAATAATGAATGTAGCCGTAATGCCTGACCCGATGTATTTTTCAGGTTTAACGATGAGTCGAAAATGAGTAGCCTGAACCTGAGGGACCACGAACCCGTCACACGACCGGCAACATGATGCACGAGGCTTCCAGTCCATGATTTCGAAAGGCATGTTTTCCTGATGACGGAAATCCTTGGAAGACGCGCGGAACTGCTGAGCGACGCCCAGGTCCGGGATTGCCTGCGCTGGTGCGGCGAGCGCCGGCGCTATCCCCACCGCGACCGCGTCGTGGTGCTGCTGAGCGTCCGCGCCGGCCTGCGCGCGATGGAGATCGCCAGGCTCCGCCGCGCCCATGCCATGACCGCCGGCGGCGATATCGGCGACGAGATCGTGCTGGAGGACGGGATCTGCCGGAAGGGTGCCGGCCGGGTGATCCCGATGCACCGCGACCTGCGGGCCCATGTCGTCACGCTGTTCGGCACGGTGCCCGGCAGCCCGCCCGATCCGCTGATCCTGTCCGAGCGGGCGATGCGCCGGAACCCGGAGGACCCGGACGACACCCGCCCGGTCTGCATGGCGCCGAATTCGATCGTGCTGATGTTCCGCCAGATGTATGGTGAACTCGGCCTGACCGGCTTCTCCAGCCATTCCGGCCGCCGAACCTTCATCACGTCGGCCGCCCGCCTGATCACCAGGGCGGGAGGCTCCCTGCGCGATGTCCAGCAACTGGCCGGCCACACCAGCCTGGCCTCCACCCAGACCTATGTGGACGGCAGCGATGAAGCCAAGCGCCGGGTCATCAAGCTCCTGTGACTTCTCCGGAACAGCGGTCCGGACCTTGGACGCCGACGCGGCGCGGGCCGCCGTCCCGGACCTGTGCGACGTCCTGCTGGACTGCGTCCATGGCGGCGCCTCGGTCAGCTTCATGGCGCCGCTGCCGCGGGAGAAGGCCGAAGCCTTCTGGAACGGCGTCGCCGCCGGAGTCGCCCGCGGCGACCGCGCGCTCGTGGTCGCCGAGACCGAAAGCGAAACGGGATCGCGGCGGATCGTCGGCACCGTACAGATGATTCCGGCGCCCCAGGACAATCAGCCGCACCGGGCCGACATCGCCAAGCTGCTGGTCCACAGCGCCGCGCGGGGCAGGGGGGTCGCCGCCGCCCTGATGGCCGAGGCGGAGAACGCCGCCCGTCGGGCCGGCCGGACGCTGCTGGTGCTCGACACCGTCAGCGACAGCGCGGCGGCGCGGCTCTACGCCCGCCTTGGCTGGACCGCCGCCGGCAGCGTGCCGGACTATGCGCTCTATCCCGATGGCCGTCCCTGCCCGACGACCTTCTTCTACAAGCGGGTCTGAGGCGCCGCCCATCGGGCCGCTCGCCGGGGAGAGGCGATGCAGACGGGCCACCGCACCAGATGTAGGATAAGAGCCGGCCCGATCGTCCTATGGCCGTGTCCAACGAGAGGAGGCAGGCATGCCCTATGTTGACGGATTCGTGCTCGCGGTGCCCAGGCAGAACATCGAGGCCTATCAGGCCATGGCCCGACACGCCGGCGCGATCTGGATGGAGCACGGCGCGCTGTCGTTCGTCGAATGCATCGCCGACGACACGCCCTATGGCGAGTTGACCTCGTTCCCCCGCGCCGTGCAGGCGAAGGACGACGAGGTCGTCGTGTTCTCCTGGATCACCTACGAATCCCGCGAGCAGCGCGACGCGGTCAACGCCAAGGTAATGGCGGACCCGCGGCTGAAGGACAGCATGAAAGACATGCCGTTCGACGGCAAACGCATGATCTACGGCGGCTTCCAAAGCTTCCTGGAACTTTGACCGCGGGCGCCCCGCCGCTTCCCGGCATCAGGCCGGCTCCGCGACACGGCTCTCCTCCGGTACGAGACCCGCGGGTGCGCCCGCCGGCCCCCCGGCGTGTCGCGCCATCTGGTGCTCGATGGCCGCCAGCATCTCGGCCCCGGTGACCGGCTTGTGGGCGACGCCGAAGCCCATGGCGACGATCGCGGAGACGATGTCCTGGCCGGTCTCCCCGGTCAGGACGACGCCGGGCACCTTGCCGCCCAGGTGCTCCTGGATCCGCACCAGGCAGTCGGTGCCGACCTTTCCGTTGCGCAGCCGGTAGTCCGTGACGACGATGTCCGGGCGCAGGCCGCTCCGCTCCAGGGCGGCGATCGCCTCGTCGCCCGACGCCGCCGCCAGCACTTCGTAGCCCCAGTCCTCCAGCATGGACCGGATGCCCATCAGCACGATGGCGTCGTCGTCTATGGCGAGGGCGACGCGGCCCACGCCGGAGGTGCCGCCGTTCCTGCGCGCCGCCGGCCCGGCCCGGCGGGTCTCCTCGACCTCCGGCCGGGACGCCGCCGGCAGCAGGACGGAGAAGACCGACCCGGTGCCGGGTACGGAGTGGACCTCCACCGGGTGGCCGAGCAGCCGCGACAGGCGCTGGACGATGGCCAGGCCAAGGCCTAGCCCCTGGCTGCGGTCGCGCTCCTGGTTGCCGATCTGGTGGAACTCCTCCCAGATCCGCTCCAGGTGTTCGGGCGGAATGCCGATGCCGGTGTCCGCGATCTCGACGCGGACGCCGTCCGCCGCCGGACGGCATCGGATCCTGACCTCGCCCGCTTCCGTATAACGGATCGCGTTCTCCATCAGGTTGCGGATGATCCGGCCGAGCAGGGTGCGGTCGCTGCGCACCGCGACGTCGCAGGCCACGTCCCGTGACAGACGGAGCCCCTTTGCGGCGGCGGCGGGGGCGAAGCAGGAGGCGGTCTCGTCGATCAGCGCACCGATCGGCAGGTCGGCCATCACCGGCACGACCGCGCCGGCATCCAGCTTGGACACGTCCAGCAGGCTGTCCAGCAGGTCCTTCAGGGCTCCCAGGCCCTGGCCCAGCCGTTCCAGCAGGGCGCGCCCGGCATCGGTCGAGACATGGCGTTCCAGGGCCGTGGAGACGAAGAACAGCGACTGGATCGGCTGGCGCAGGTCGTGACTCGCGGCGGCCAGGAACTTGGATTTCGCCAGGTTGGCCCGCTCGGCCTGCTCCTTCGCCAGCGCCAGCCGGCCCTCCCAGGCCTTGGAGGCGCCGATATCCTTGAAGGCGACCAGCGCGCCGGTGATCCGCCCGCCGGCCGTCCGGATCGGTGCCGCGCTGACGCTGATCCAGGTGGTCGAACCGTCGCCGCGGCGATAGCGGATCTCCTCCGCCTGTACCTCCTCGCCGTGCAGCGCCCGGGCCAGCGGATGGGCCTCGGGGGCCAGCGGCGTGCCGTCGGGATTGCAGGCGCCCCAGGCGCCGTAGGACTCGACGTCGGGCGTCGGCAGGACCGGATGGCCCAGGATCCGCTCGACCTCGGGATTGCCCAGGACGATCCTGCCGGACGGCGCGTCGGCCATCAGGAGGCCGACCGGCATCGTGTCGATGACGGCGCGCAGGTGGAGCCGCTTGGTCTCCAGCCGGGCGATCATCTCCTCGCGCTCCCGCTCGGCTTCCCGGCGCTCGGTGATGTCGCGCATGATCCCGGTGAAGAAATGGCGGCCGTCGGCCTGCCACTCCGCGATCGACAGTTCCAGCGGAAACATCGAACCGTCCTTGCGCCGCCCCTCGACCGCGCGGTCGGTGCCGATGATCCGGCGTTCGCCGGTCCGCCGGAAATGGGTGAGATGATCATCGTGGCGGCCGGCGTCGGGGATCAGCGCCGTGACCTTGCCGCCGACGATCTCCC
The Skermanella mucosa DNA segment above includes these coding regions:
- a CDS encoding GNAT family N-acetyltransferase, with translation MKPSAGSSSSCDFSGTAVRTLDADAARAAVPDLCDVLLDCVHGGASVSFMAPLPREKAEAFWNGVAAGVARGDRALVVAETESETGSRRIVGTVQMIPAPQDNQPHRADIAKLLVHSAARGRGVAAALMAEAENAARRAGRTLLVLDTVSDSAAARLYARLGWTAAGSVPDYALYPDGRPCPTTFFYKRV
- a CDS encoding tyrosine-type recombinase/integrase, which translates into the protein MTEILGRRAELLSDAQVRDCLRWCGERRRYPHRDRVVVLLSVRAGLRAMEIARLRRAHAMTAGGDIGDEIVLEDGICRKGAGRVIPMHRDLRAHVVTLFGTVPGSPPDPLILSERAMRRNPEDPDDTRPVCMAPNSIVLMFRQMYGELGLTGFSSHSGRRTFITSAARLITRAGGSLRDVQQLAGHTSLASTQTYVDGSDEAKRRVIKLL
- a CDS encoding DUF1428 domain-containing protein yields the protein MPYVDGFVLAVPRQNIEAYQAMARHAGAIWMEHGALSFVECIADDTPYGELTSFPRAVQAKDDEVVVFSWITYESREQRDAVNAKVMADPRLKDSMKDMPFDGKRMIYGGFQSFLEL
- a CDS encoding hybrid sensor histidine kinase/response regulator, producing the protein MPVTPSLRRPPAMPLRRHLLALVLVTLLPMLILGVTLTAWLATERQASVEQGLRETAQALALTVDREVTANIEALRGLSVSEALNEDDLEGFHERALLARHLHSNWQNIVLLDPAGTPLVHTGLPFGVPPPRSSNPDLLSFATQARRPVVSDLFTGSLSGEAGIAHVVPVMRDGAVRYLLTAFVRPHAWASLLAQFSPHDGMVVAAFDRRGRFVARNRDSASFVGRTMPDWLTEARGRVPNGMAQGVSLEGTELVSAYRASPLTGWTLFVGAPTDDIDRPLVRTLWIAGGLAALLLVTSLALGRTLCQRILGPIEALAEAGRALADPTPADGPGASPRRPVPVVPSPIIEVERLWRTLADADYSILSAGRATKQAEAQYRSIVDSAVDAIVVIDERGTVQSFNRAAERIFGHAAGEIVGGKVTALIPDAGRHDDHLTHFRRTGERRIIGTDRAVEGRRKDGSMFPLELSIAEWQADGRHFFTGIMRDITERREAEREREEMIARLETKRLHLRAVIDTMPVGLLMADAPSGRIVLGNPEVERILGHPVLPTPDVESYGAWGACNPDGTPLAPEAHPLARALHGEEVQAEEIRYRRGDGSTTWISVSAAPIRTAGGRITGALVAFKDIGASKAWEGRLALAKEQAERANLAKSKFLAAASHDLRQPIQSLFFVSTALERHVSTDAGRALLERLGQGLGALKDLLDSLLDVSKLDAGAVVPVMADLPIGALIDETASCFAPAAAAKGLRLSRDVACDVAVRSDRTLLGRIIRNLMENAIRYTEAGEVRIRCRPAADGVRVEIADTGIGIPPEHLERIWEEFHQIGNQERDRSQGLGLGLAIVQRLSRLLGHPVEVHSVPGTGSVFSVLLPAASRPEVEETRRAGPAARRNGGTSGVGRVALAIDDDAIVLMGIRSMLEDWGYEVLAAASGDEAIAALERSGLRPDIVVTDYRLRNGKVGTDCLVRIQEHLGGKVPGVVLTGETGQDIVSAIVAMGFGVAHKPVTGAEMLAAIEHQMARHAGGPAGAPAGLVPEESRVAEPA
- a CDS encoding methyl-accepting chemotaxis protein yields the protein MSRTDLAGTITFVNRAFSEISGFSEEELLGAPHNIIRHPDMPADAFADLWRTIKAGRSWEGMVKNRTRSGDHYWVRANVTPVVEGGAVTGYVSIRSRPTREEVARAEADYAALRDGAGTIAVQEGEIVGTGMAARAASAWHGLRVRLTASFALIIAMMIAVGWLGLGGMEGSNGRLQTVYADRVVPLRDLKRISDAYAVSVVDASHKVNNGNFGWDEAAASVATARSEIRSLWQTYLDTSLTAEEAALVEQARRLMAVADTAVEELARLLAAREAAGLDEFVRSRLYQTIDPVTEKLAELINLQLRVSEAETRSAQESFRIRFQAVVGLVALCIAITALFAFGLVRAIQRPVGRLEVHFQAIAAGDAGHRIDLPRTREFRRVTAQLRTMWAHLLYGVQARAELDRKAEADRVAALLAMAETVEREAGHAVEQVAVRTGSMAADADGMAASAERVSLNAGSVSSAADAALANAQTVAAATEQLSASIQEITTQVAAAGAVTRRAVEDGRHTQETIRSLSDAVASISDVVNLIQDIAGQTNLLALNATIEAARAGEAGKGFAVVASEVKNLANQTARSTEEITRQIAEIQAATGTAVDAVERIGATIAEIDQISGGIAAAMEEQSAATREISRSVAQTSVAAQEVSARIADVSHEASETGRQAVQVKAGMGEVAHATADLRAALVRVVRTSTAVTDRRRMIRFRVDEPCTVTLGGSARQARILDLSAAGALLSAGGTAAVGTIGRLDLRDGTGIGITVRDTDEGGMHVEFDEGSAAGDFANSVERITRGRPMVAA